A stretch of Pseudomonas sp. CCC3.1 DNA encodes these proteins:
- a CDS encoding thioesterase II family protein — protein sequence MSEVIKLRLFCLPYSGASAMAYSRWRRSLPEWLQVRPLELPGRGMRMDEPLQREIRPLAQQLATEISTELDRPYALFGHSLGGLLAFELAHALRERGLPEPLALFASATAGPARRDVSEYAVAKTDEQLIERLRELKGTAEEVLANAELMQLLLPILRADFLLCGSFSHGQRAPLPLPIHVFGGKQDSVRAEQLLDWQADTSSAFSLDLFEGHHFFLLQQEAPLLRCLRRYAEEHLARWRNQQARQLSHG from the coding sequence ATGAGTGAGGTGATCAAGCTGCGTTTGTTTTGCCTGCCTTACTCCGGCGCCAGCGCCATGGCCTACAGCCGCTGGCGCCGTTCGCTGCCCGAATGGTTGCAGGTGCGGCCGCTGGAATTGCCAGGGCGCGGCATGCGCATGGACGAGCCGTTACAACGCGAGATACGGCCATTGGCCCAGCAGTTGGCGACTGAAATCAGCACCGAACTGGACCGCCCGTACGCCTTGTTTGGCCACAGCCTGGGCGGCCTGCTGGCGTTTGAGCTGGCCCACGCCCTGCGCGAGCGCGGTCTGCCTGAGCCGCTGGCGCTGTTTGCCTCGGCCACCGCCGGTCCAGCCCGCCGAGATGTCAGTGAATACGCCGTGGCCAAAACCGACGAGCAACTGATCGAGCGCCTGCGGGAACTCAAAGGCACGGCTGAAGAGGTATTGGCCAATGCCGAACTGATGCAATTGCTGCTGCCGATCCTGCGCGCCGACTTCCTGTTATGCGGCAGTTTCAGCCATGGCCAGCGCGCGCCGTTGCCGCTGCCGATCCACGTATTTGGCGGCAAGCAAGACAGCGTGCGCGCCGAGCAACTGCTCGATTGGCAGGCCGATACCAGCAGCGCTTTCTCCCTGGACCTGTTCGAAGGCCATCACTTTTTCCTGCTCCAGCAAGAAGCCCCGCTGCTGCGTTGCCTGCGCCGCTACGCCGAAGAACATCTGGCGCGCTGGCGCAATCAACAGGCCCGACAGCTAAGCCACGGGTAA